In the genome of Rhodoferax sp. BAB1, one region contains:
- a CDS encoding RidA family protein yields the protein MSINDKLKQLGITLPPVATPAAAYVPYVQTGKLVFLSGHIAKKDGKPWVGQFGKTMSTEEGKAAARAVAIDLMGTLQAAVGDLQRVKRIVKLMSLVNSTPDYTEQHLVTNGASELLGQVFGDKGAHARSAFGVAQIPLGACVEIELIAEVD from the coding sequence ATGAGCATCAACGACAAACTCAAGCAGCTCGGCATCACCCTGCCCCCGGTGGCCACACCGGCTGCCGCCTATGTTCCCTATGTGCAGACCGGCAAGCTGGTCTTCCTGAGCGGCCACATCGCCAAGAAAGACGGCAAGCCCTGGGTCGGCCAGTTCGGCAAGACCATGAGCACCGAAGAAGGCAAGGCCGCGGCGCGTGCCGTGGCCATCGACCTCATGGGCACGTTGCAGGCGGCCGTGGGTGATCTCCAGCGCGTCAAGCGCATCGTCAAGCTCATGTCCCTGGTCAATTCCACACCGGACTACACCGAGCAGCACCTGGTGACCAATGGCGCCAGCGAACTGCTGGGCCAGGTCTTCGGCGACAAGGGCGCGCACGCACGCAGCGCCTTTGGCGTGGCGCAGATTCCGCTGGGTGCCTGTGTGGAGATCGAGCTGATCGCCGAGGTGGACTGA
- a CDS encoding MoxR family ATPase, which produces MDAQAKLKLLLDQLNTVIVGKPAQVQDGVACLLAGGHLLIEDAPGVGKTTLAHALSRSFGLQFSRVQFTADLMPSDLSGVSIYDRNQNAFVFHPGPIFAQVLLADEINRASPKAQSALLEAMEEKQVSIEGETRPLPSPFFVIATQNPQEQLGTHPLPESQLDRFLMRISLGYPDRASERALLSGSDRREMVDRLPGLLSSQELKTLQQQVQAVHAAPPLLDYLQDLIAATRNGRWFVQGLSPRAGLAVLRAAKAQALLSGRDYVAPDDLQAILPQTTAHRLVPVASAGRGPLEQVRAMLEAVPLP; this is translated from the coding sequence ATGGATGCACAAGCCAAACTCAAATTATTGCTGGATCAGCTTAACACGGTGATCGTGGGGAAACCGGCGCAGGTGCAGGATGGCGTGGCCTGTCTGCTGGCCGGCGGCCACCTGCTGATCGAGGACGCGCCCGGCGTGGGCAAGACCACGCTGGCGCACGCCCTGTCCCGCAGCTTCGGCCTGCAGTTCTCGCGCGTGCAGTTCACCGCCGACCTGATGCCCAGCGACCTGTCGGGCGTTTCCATCTACGACCGCAACCAGAACGCCTTCGTCTTCCACCCCGGCCCCATCTTCGCGCAGGTGCTGCTGGCCGACGAGATCAACCGTGCCAGCCCCAAGGCACAGAGTGCCCTGCTCGAAGCCATGGAGGAAAAGCAGGTCAGCATCGAGGGCGAGACGCGGCCCCTGCCCTCGCCCTTCTTCGTCATCGCCACGCAGAACCCGCAGGAACAGCTGGGCACCCATCCGCTGCCCGAATCGCAGCTGGACCGCTTCCTCATGCGCATTTCGCTGGGCTACCCGGACCGCGCTTCCGAACGCGCGCTGCTCTCCGGCAGCGACCGACGCGAGATGGTGGACCGTCTGCCCGGCCTCCTGAGCTCGCAGGAGCTGAAGACCCTGCAGCAACAGGTGCAGGCCGTGCACGCCGCGCCGCCCCTGCTGGACTATCTGCAGGACCTGATCGCCGCCACCCGCAACGGCCGCTGGTTCGTGCAGGGCCTCTCGCCCCGCGCCGGCCTGGCCGTGCTGCGCGCGGCCAAGGCCCAGGCCCTGCTGAGCGGACGCGACTACGTGGCCCCGGACGACCTGCAGGCCATCCTGCCGCAGACCACGGCCCACCGCCTGGTGCCCGTGGCCAGCGCCGGCCGCGGCCCGCTGGAACAGGTGCGCGCCATGCTGGAAGCCGTGCCCCTGCCCTGA
- a CDS encoding DNA internalization-related competence protein ComEC/Rec2, giving the protein MPQSPTQSQARLLTPALLGWITGLALQLQQSELWPAAPYGLLIATALALLLVLGRLRQQAARLLLIFTSAALLAHASTGLRATLFQQQALDPTLEGKDINITGRISAMPQFGENSTRFRFKVESAVQNGQAVQLPPQLYLSWYGGFRNEDGALLEPLQVAPVLQAGERWSFTVRLRAPHGARNPHGFDFELWLWEQGLQATGYVRAGPRDPPPQRLEQSWQHPVEWARQQVRDAIQQRAPIVTGSPEEEQQARAMGIVAALVTGDQQAITRSDWDVFRATGVAHLMSISGLHITLFAWLAALLLRGLWRSSPHLCLAFPAQHAGLLGGLLLAAAYALFSGWGVPAQRTILMLGTVTLLHLSARRWPWPQLWLLTAVVVLVADPWALLQAGFWLSFVAVGVLFAGAGHETLDTPRTLKQRAWGLLREQWLITLALAPLTLLLFGQVSLVGLLANALAIPWVTLGVTPLSLLGLLWSPLWNAAAQAVSWLGWVLSGLAALPLATLSVAQAPLWAGMAGVLGGLLLVLRLPWTMRLAGLPLLLPVLLWQPPRPAPGQFELLAADIGQGNAVLVRTTTHALLYDAGPRHANDSDAGQRVLVPLLRTLDVRLDRLVLSHRDSDHTGGAAAVLAAQPGADLLSSLEEAHELHTLRPSQRCVAGQGWDWDGVRFEVLHPQAEDYGKARRSNALSCVLRIGNGTQTVLLAGDIEKAQEARLLADGAALRADWLLVPHHGSKTSSTAAFLDAVAPQTALAQAGYRNRFGHPAPEVVARYAQRDVQLLSSAQCGAARWHSEQPRTTRCERQVQARYWQHRASVTP; this is encoded by the coding sequence ATGCCGCAAAGCCCAACCCAGAGCCAAGCCAGACTCCTGACCCCCGCCCTCCTCGGCTGGATCACCGGCCTGGCCCTGCAACTGCAGCAAAGCGAACTCTGGCCCGCTGCGCCGTACGGTCTGCTGATCGCCACCGCACTCGCGCTGCTCCTTGTGCTCGGAAGACTGCGCCAACAAGCTGCCAGGCTCCTGTTGATCTTCACCAGCGCGGCCTTGCTCGCCCACGCCAGCACGGGCCTGCGCGCCACGCTCTTCCAGCAGCAGGCCCTGGACCCGACGCTGGAAGGCAAAGACATCAACATCACCGGCCGCATCAGCGCCATGCCGCAGTTCGGCGAGAACAGCACGCGTTTTCGCTTCAAGGTGGAAAGCGCCGTACAGAACGGACAGGCCGTGCAGCTGCCACCTCAGCTCTACCTCAGCTGGTACGGCGGCTTCCGCAACGAGGACGGCGCGCTGCTGGAACCCTTGCAGGTGGCCCCGGTGCTGCAGGCCGGCGAACGCTGGTCGTTCACGGTGCGGCTGCGTGCGCCACACGGGGCGCGCAACCCGCACGGCTTCGACTTCGAACTCTGGCTCTGGGAACAGGGCCTGCAGGCCACCGGTTATGTGCGCGCCGGCCCGCGGGACCCGCCACCGCAGCGGCTGGAACAGAGCTGGCAGCATCCCGTCGAGTGGGCGCGCCAGCAGGTGCGTGATGCGATCCAGCAGCGCGCACCCATCGTCACCGGCAGCCCGGAAGAAGAGCAGCAGGCCCGCGCCATGGGCATCGTCGCCGCCCTGGTGACGGGCGACCAGCAGGCCATCACGCGCAGCGACTGGGATGTGTTCCGCGCCACCGGCGTGGCCCATCTGATGAGCATCTCGGGCCTGCACATCACGCTGTTTGCCTGGCTGGCGGCCCTGCTGCTGCGCGGACTCTGGCGCAGTTCGCCGCACCTGTGCCTGGCCTTTCCGGCCCAGCATGCCGGTCTGCTGGGCGGACTGCTGCTGGCCGCCGCTTATGCGCTGTTCAGCGGCTGGGGCGTGCCGGCGCAGCGCACCATCCTGATGCTGGGCACGGTGACGCTGCTGCACCTCTCGGCCCGCCGCTGGCCCTGGCCGCAGCTGTGGCTGTTGACCGCGGTCGTGGTGCTGGTCGCCGACCCCTGGGCTTTGCTGCAAGCCGGCTTCTGGCTGAGCTTCGTGGCCGTGGGCGTGCTGTTTGCCGGCGCCGGCCACGAGACGCTGGATACACCGCGCACGCTGAAGCAGCGTGCCTGGGGCCTGCTACGCGAACAGTGGCTGATCACGCTGGCGCTGGCGCCGCTGACCCTGCTGCTGTTTGGCCAGGTTTCGCTGGTGGGTCTGCTGGCCAATGCGCTGGCCATCCCCTGGGTGACGCTGGGGGTCACGCCGCTGTCCCTGCTGGGCCTGCTGTGGTCGCCACTGTGGAACGCGGCGGCGCAGGCCGTGTCGTGGCTGGGCTGGGTACTGAGCGGCCTGGCGGCGCTGCCGCTGGCCACGCTCTCGGTGGCCCAGGCCCCGCTGTGGGCCGGCATGGCCGGCGTGCTGGGTGGCCTGCTGCTGGTGCTGCGCCTGCCCTGGACCATGCGCCTGGCCGGCCTGCCGCTGCTGCTGCCCGTGCTGCTGTGGCAGCCGCCACGTCCGGCGCCGGGACAGTTCGAGCTGCTCGCGGCCGACATCGGCCAGGGCAATGCCGTGCTGGTGCGCACGACCACGCACGCCCTGCTCTACGACGCCGGGCCGCGCCACGCCAACGACAGCGACGCCGGCCAGCGTGTGCTGGTGCCGCTGCTGCGGACCCTCGATGTACGGCTGGACCGCCTGGTACTGAGCCACCGCGACAGCGACCACACCGGGGGCGCTGCGGCCGTGCTGGCGGCGCAGCCGGGGGCGGACCTGCTGAGCTCGCTGGAGGAGGCGCACGAACTGCACACCCTGCGCCCCAGCCAGCGCTGCGTGGCCGGCCAGGGCTGGGACTGGGATGGTGTGCGCTTTGAAGTCCTGCACCCGCAGGCCGAGGACTACGGCAAGGCCAGGCGCAGCAATGCCCTGTCCTGCGTGCTGCGCATCGGCAATGGCACGCAGACCGTGCTGCTGGCGGGGGATATCGAAAAGGCGCAGGAGGCCCGACTGCTGGCGGATGGCGCCGCGCTGCGCGCCGACTGGCTGCTGGTGCCGCACCACGGCAGCAAGACCTCGAGCACGGCCGCGTTTCTGGACGCGGTGGCCCCGCAGACAGCGCTGGCGCAGGCCGGCTACCGCAACCGCTTCGGCCACCCGGCCCCCGAGGTGGTGGCGCGTTATGCGCAGCGCGACGTGCAGCTGCTCAGTTCGGCGCAATGTGGTGCTGCCCGCTGGCACTCGGAACAGCCCCGGACGACCCGTTGCGAACGTCAGGTCCAGGCACGTTACTGGCAGCATCGCGCCTCGGTCACGCCCTGA
- the mltB gene encoding lytic murein transglycosylase B: protein MFPPLLTALLFLLACALPVQATATQKARLKRVQNTAVALIEGSGPSYAARPEAMALADEIAERHGLDRKWVRRTLGKARHVPQVVKLITPPPVTLPRNWQQYRSRFLETERIQAGVAYWQAHGELLERASSTYGVPAEIIIGIIGVETYYGRHLGRYRVLDALATLAFDFPAEHPRAAQRTAFFRAELGAFLQLSQQAGTDPFKARGSYAGAMGIPQFMPSSWAAYAVDFDGDGRVDLVDSAADAIGSVASYFKAHRWQPGMPTHYPVDFDYERLDMPTLLAPDIKPTFPVEQFKARGIMLGAGGRQHAGPLALVELQNGDYSPSYVAGTENFYAITRYNWSSYYALAVIELGQAVAAARSQGQSSADAQASTTASNTGCSVSTQRSTSDSPICR, encoded by the coding sequence ATTTTCCCCCCGCTGCTGACGGCCCTGCTGTTCCTGCTGGCCTGCGCCTTGCCGGTACAGGCCACGGCGACCCAGAAGGCCCGCCTCAAGCGCGTGCAGAACACGGCTGTCGCCCTGATCGAAGGCAGCGGTCCGTCCTATGCCGCTCGTCCCGAGGCCATGGCGCTGGCGGACGAGATCGCCGAACGCCACGGCCTGGATCGCAAGTGGGTCCGTCGCACCCTGGGCAAGGCCCGCCACGTGCCGCAGGTGGTGAAACTGATCACGCCGCCGCCCGTCACCCTGCCCCGGAACTGGCAGCAGTACCGCAGCCGCTTTCTGGAAACCGAGCGCATCCAGGCGGGTGTCGCCTACTGGCAGGCCCATGGCGAACTGCTGGAACGCGCCAGCAGCACCTATGGTGTGCCGGCCGAGATCATCATCGGCATCATCGGCGTGGAGACCTACTACGGACGCCACCTCGGCCGTTACCGCGTGCTGGATGCCCTGGCGACCCTGGCCTTCGACTTCCCCGCCGAGCACCCCCGCGCGGCCCAGCGCACGGCCTTTTTCCGTGCCGAACTCGGGGCCTTCCTCCAACTGAGCCAGCAGGCCGGTACTGATCCTTTCAAGGCGCGCGGCAGTTATGCCGGGGCCATGGGCATTCCGCAGTTCATGCCCTCGAGCTGGGCCGCCTACGCCGTCGATTTCGATGGCGACGGCCGTGTCGACCTGGTCGACAGCGCGGCCGATGCCATCGGCTCGGTGGCCAGTTATTTCAAGGCGCATCGCTGGCAACCGGGCATGCCCACCCACTACCCGGTGGATTTCGACTACGAGCGCCTGGACATGCCGACCCTGCTGGCCCCTGACATCAAACCGACCTTCCCGGTCGAGCAGTTCAAGGCCAGGGGCATCATGCTGGGCGCCGGCGGCCGCCAGCATGCGGGGCCGCTGGCCCTGGTGGAGTTGCAGAACGGCGATTACTCGCCCAGTTACGTGGCCGGGACGGAAAATTTCTACGCCATCACACGCTACAACTGGAGCAGTTATTACGCGCTGGCGGTGATCGAACTGGGCCAGGCCGTGGCGGCGGCGCGCTCGCAGGGCCAGTCGTCGGCCGATGCTCAGGCCAGCACAACGGCCTCGAATACCGGGTGCAGCGTATCGACCCAGAGGTCCACCTCGGATTCGCCGATCTGCAGATAA
- a CDS encoding histone deacetylase family protein: protein MSKTGYFTHRDCRKHEMGSGHPECPERLDAIEDRLLASGLDFALTRLEAPLASVEEMELAHGRMHIAALRGLSASLREEVEAGGPSYAHVDPDTAMNVNSWNAILRGAGAAMAATDAVVAGELENAFCAIRPPGHHACRDKAMGFCFINNVALAAKYAVERHGLKRVAIVDFDVHHGNGTEDIVADDGRILMVSIYQHPFYPHGGARPDTDNMVNVPVPAYTKGMEVRELIEMLWMPRLEAFKPEMIFISAGFDAHREDDLGQLGLVEADYAWITERMKDVARRYSKGRIVSCLEGGYNLSALGRSVEAHLRALADV, encoded by the coding sequence ATGAGCAAGACCGGATATTTCACTCACCGTGATTGCCGCAAGCATGAGATGGGGTCGGGTCATCCCGAGTGCCCCGAGCGGCTCGATGCCATCGAGGACCGCCTGCTGGCGTCCGGTCTTGACTTTGCACTGACGCGCCTGGAGGCGCCGCTGGCCTCGGTCGAGGAGATGGAATTGGCCCACGGACGCATGCACATTGCTGCGCTGCGCGGCCTCAGCGCATCCTTGCGTGAAGAGGTGGAGGCAGGGGGGCCGAGTTACGCCCACGTCGATCCGGACACCGCCATGAACGTGAATTCCTGGAACGCCATCCTGCGCGGCGCCGGGGCCGCGATGGCAGCCACCGATGCTGTTGTGGCCGGTGAGCTGGAGAATGCTTTTTGCGCCATCCGACCGCCGGGCCACCATGCCTGCCGCGACAAGGCCATGGGTTTCTGTTTCATCAACAATGTGGCGCTGGCGGCCAAGTATGCGGTGGAGCGCCATGGCCTCAAGCGCGTGGCCATCGTGGACTTCGACGTGCACCACGGCAACGGCACCGAGGACATCGTGGCCGACGACGGGCGCATCCTGATGGTGAGCATCTACCAGCATCCTTTCTATCCGCACGGCGGCGCGCGGCCGGATACCGACAACATGGTGAATGTACCGGTGCCGGCCTATACCAAGGGCATGGAGGTGCGCGAGCTGATCGAGATGCTGTGGATGCCGCGTTTGGAAGCCTTCAAGCCCGAGATGATCTTCATCAGCGCCGGTTTCGATGCGCACCGCGAGGATGACCTGGGCCAGCTGGGCCTGGTGGAGGCGGATTACGCCTGGATCACCGAACGCATGAAGGACGTGGCGCGCCGTTACAGCAAGGGGCGCATCGTCTCCTGCCTGGAAGGCGGCTACAACCTCAGCGCCCTGGGGCGCAGCGTGGAAGCGCATTTGCGCGCACTGGCGGACGTCTGA
- a CDS encoding DUF58 domain-containing protein, whose product MPAVTDHAQPLPNPVLRPLAHVRGRWQRWWQARLPRSDTLTLTQRNVYILPTRAGFMLAGTLLLLLVASINYQLNLGYLLTFLLGGSAIVSTYISHGTLRGLTLVLHPVEAHHADAPSKLRISLHNNRAAARYGIGLRIYGEDPHAPWVWCDVPGQGSTDTELVLPGLARGRHAVPMLTAETRFPLGIFRVWTLWRPAASVLVYPQAEALPPALPEGQAHSHGGNAARHVASSEFDGVRPYRRGDPLKSIVWKKAAKTDELVSRDSLQAQHFQLWLDLSKTQGASLEQRLSRLCAWVLQSEAQELDYGLRLPGLELPPEQGEMHKRKCLEALALY is encoded by the coding sequence GTGCCCGCAGTGACAGATCACGCGCAGCCCCTGCCCAACCCCGTGCTGCGGCCGCTGGCCCATGTGCGCGGGCGCTGGCAACGCTGGTGGCAGGCCCGTCTGCCCCGCAGCGATACGCTCACGCTGACGCAGCGCAACGTCTACATCCTGCCCACGCGCGCCGGCTTCATGCTGGCCGGCACGCTGCTGCTGCTGCTGGTGGCCTCGATCAACTACCAGCTCAACCTGGGTTATCTGCTGACCTTCCTGCTCGGCGGCAGCGCCATTGTCAGCACCTACATCTCGCACGGCACGCTGCGCGGTCTCACGCTGGTGCTGCACCCGGTCGAAGCCCACCACGCCGACGCGCCCAGCAAGCTGCGCATCAGCCTGCACAACAACCGCGCGGCAGCGCGCTACGGCATCGGCCTGCGCATCTACGGGGAAGACCCGCACGCGCCCTGGGTCTGGTGCGACGTGCCCGGCCAGGGCAGCACCGACACCGAGCTGGTGTTGCCCGGCCTGGCGCGCGGCCGGCATGCCGTGCCCATGCTCACGGCCGAAACGCGTTTCCCCCTGGGCATCTTCCGCGTCTGGACGCTGTGGCGCCCGGCCGCCAGCGTGCTGGTCTACCCGCAGGCCGAAGCCTTGCCGCCCGCACTGCCCGAGGGCCAGGCCCACAGCCACGGCGGCAACGCCGCGCGCCATGTGGCCAGCAGCGAATTCGACGGCGTGCGCCCCTACCGCCGCGGCGACCCGCTCAAGAGCATCGTCTGGAAAAAAGCCGCCAAGACCGACGAGCTGGTCAGCCGCGACAGCCTGCAGGCCCAGCACTTCCAGCTCTGGCTGGACCTCTCGAAAACCCAGGGCGCCTCACTGGAACAGCGCCTGTCCCGGCTGTGTGCCTGGGTCCTGCAGTCGGAGGCGCAGGAGCTGGATTACGGCTTGCGTCTACCCGGGCTGGAATTGCCGCCGGAGCAGGGGGAGATGCACAAGCGGAAGTGTCTGGAAGCGTTGGCTTTGTACTGA
- a CDS encoding DUF3488 and transglutaminase-like domain-containing protein — protein sequence MTNPFANLPRDSRDTLFLLAVIAWVLLPHAAHLPWWCSAMAAGMLLWRGWLAFTLRPLPGRWWLLAALVLTVGATWLTHRTLLGRDAGVTLIVVLLALKTLELRARRDAFVVFFLGFFTMLTNFFYSQSLPTAAAMLLGLMGLLTALVNSHMPAGRPSLWQSARMATRMTLLGAPIMVLLFLLFPRLSPLWGTPGDALSGRSGLSQRMQVGNIASLALDDSVALRLRFEDGTPPPLQGTLYFRGPVLSTFDGREWAPLQASFPPSMQPRADLQVRGAPLRYEVTLEPHNRPWLLMLDATAVAPELPGDLVARMSEELQWRASSPVNDLLRYRAQSHTEFRHGPQRMLASLQDYTSLPRGFNPRTLQWAMELSRETGNDPVALINRVLNHLRTGGYTYTLEPGEYGQHTADEFWFDRKLGFCEHLASAFVVVMRAAGIPARIVTGYQGGERNTVDNFWVVRQSDAHAWTEVWLAGQGWLRVDPTAAVSPGRIGSLQRLVAPRGAIATAVGTVVSPNLMQGVRALWEAVNNAWNQRVLNYTQSRQLNLLRALGFEAPSWEDLGYLLLGVLVTASLAGAAWTRWERRRQDPWQRLYERVRSRLLQAGLPLGAAVTPREMAQRLAQTHDPKDNRVQAIQAWLQRYEQRRYASRDGRNAAGDLAALRRELKELSWPK from the coding sequence ATGACGAACCCGTTTGCCAATCTTCCGCGCGACAGCCGCGACACCCTGTTCCTGCTGGCCGTGATCGCCTGGGTGCTGCTGCCGCACGCCGCCCACCTGCCCTGGTGGTGCAGCGCCATGGCCGCGGGCATGCTGCTCTGGCGTGGCTGGCTGGCCTTCACCCTGCGTCCGCTGCCGGGCCGCTGGTGGCTGCTGGCGGCCCTGGTGCTCACCGTGGGCGCGACCTGGCTCACGCACCGCACCCTGCTGGGGCGTGACGCCGGGGTGACGCTGATCGTGGTGCTGCTGGCGCTCAAGACCCTGGAGCTGCGCGCGCGGCGCGATGCCTTCGTGGTCTTTTTCCTCGGCTTCTTCACGATGCTGACGAATTTCTTCTACTCGCAGTCCCTGCCCACGGCCGCGGCCATGCTGCTGGGGCTGATGGGCCTGCTGACCGCGCTGGTCAACAGCCACATGCCGGCGGGCCGGCCCTCGCTGTGGCAGTCGGCGCGCATGGCCACCCGCATGACGCTGCTGGGCGCACCCATCATGGTGCTGCTGTTCCTGCTCTTCCCGCGCCTGTCGCCGCTGTGGGGCACACCGGGCGACGCCCTGAGCGGGCGCAGCGGCCTGTCGCAGCGCATGCAGGTGGGCAACATCGCCAGCCTGGCGCTGGACGACAGCGTGGCCCTGCGCCTGCGCTTCGAAGACGGCACACCGCCGCCGCTGCAGGGCACGCTGTATTTCCGCGGGCCGGTGCTCTCCACCTTCGACGGGCGTGAATGGGCGCCCCTGCAGGCCAGCTTCCCGCCGTCCATGCAGCCACGCGCCGACCTGCAGGTGCGCGGTGCGCCGCTGCGCTACGAGGTCACGCTGGAGCCTCATAACCGTCCCTGGTTGCTCATGCTGGACGCTACCGCCGTTGCGCCCGAGCTGCCGGGCGATCTGGTGGCGCGCATGAGCGAGGAGTTGCAGTGGCGCGCCAGCAGCCCCGTCAACGACCTGCTGCGCTACCGGGCGCAGAGCCATACCGAATTCCGCCATGGCCCGCAGCGCATGCTGGCCAGCCTGCAGGACTACACGAGCTTGCCGCGCGGTTTCAACCCGCGCACCCTGCAGTGGGCGATGGAGCTCAGCCGTGAAACCGGCAACGACCCGGTGGCGCTGATCAACCGCGTCCTGAACCATCTGCGCACAGGGGGCTACACCTATACCCTGGAGCCTGGCGAATACGGCCAGCACACGGCAGACGAGTTCTGGTTCGACCGCAAGCTGGGTTTCTGCGAGCACCTGGCCTCGGCCTTCGTCGTGGTGATGCGCGCCGCGGGCATCCCGGCGCGCATCGTCACCGGCTACCAGGGCGGCGAGCGCAACACCGTTGATAATTTCTGGGTGGTACGCCAGAGCGATGCCCATGCCTGGACCGAAGTCTGGCTGGCCGGCCAGGGCTGGTTGCGGGTCGACCCGACGGCAGCGGTCTCGCCCGGGCGCATCGGTTCCCTGCAGCGCCTGGTGGCACCACGCGGGGCCATTGCCACAGCGGTGGGCACGGTGGTCAGCCCCAACCTGATGCAGGGCGTGCGAGCCCTGTGGGAGGCGGTCAACAATGCCTGGAACCAGCGGGTGCTGAACTACACGCAGAGCCGCCAGCTCAACCTCCTGCGCGCACTGGGTTTCGAGGCGCCGAGCTGGGAAGACCTGGGTTACCTGCTGCTGGGTGTCCTGGTCACGGCCAGCCTGGCCGGGGCGGCCTGGACACGCTGGGAGCGCCGGCGCCAGGACCCGTGGCAGCGCCTGTACGAGCGCGTGCGCAGCCGGCTGCTGCAGGCCGGCCTGCCCCTGGGTGCGGCAGTGACGCCACGCGAGATGGCGCAGCGACTGGCGCAAACCCACGATCCCAAGGACAATCGGGTGCAGGCCATCCAGGCCTGGTTGCAGCGTTATGAGCAACGACGTTATGCGTCGCGCGATGGGCGCAACGCAGCGGGTGACCTGGCGGCCTTGCGACGCGAACTGAAAGAACTGAGCTGGCCCAAGTGA
- a CDS encoding HDOD domain-containing protein codes for MGLQVTDIDRELDQARSEGPVRDIVIPPCPELLTALQLEMRQTDPDPAEITRIAGSDVAMAAALMRMANSPLYSRARPANTVAEAVTMLGLGQAASILTGFLARSTIRVNSPLVEHFWETSTRRSLAMAYIARQLYGVDADVAQTCGLFMHVGIPILLQGVRGYAGTLAEAMARQDRSFTETENAVHRTDHAVVGAIVARTWFLPPVIAFAIRLHHDFSVLRVSSIPAGVRTLVALAAVAEHLVADFEGVQQQREWERFGPACLSYLQIGESEVDLWVDTLHPVFEAVVLA; via the coding sequence ATGGGTTTGCAGGTGACGGACATCGACCGGGAACTCGATCAGGCCAGATCGGAAGGACCGGTGCGCGACATCGTCATCCCGCCCTGCCCCGAGCTGCTCACCGCCCTGCAGCTGGAGATGCGCCAGACCGATCCCGACCCGGCCGAGATCACGCGCATAGCCGGCAGTGACGTGGCCATGGCCGCGGCCCTGATGCGCATGGCCAACAGCCCCCTGTATTCCCGCGCCCGCCCCGCCAATACCGTGGCCGAAGCCGTGACCATGCTGGGCCTGGGCCAGGCCGCCTCCATCCTGACCGGTTTCCTGGCGCGCAGCACCATCCGCGTCAACTCACCGCTGGTCGAACACTTCTGGGAAACCTCGACCCGCCGCTCGCTGGCCATGGCCTATATCGCCCGCCAGCTCTATGGCGTGGACGCCGACGTGGCGCAGACCTGCGGCCTCTTCATGCACGTGGGCATCCCCATCCTGCTGCAGGGCGTGCGCGGCTACGCCGGCACGCTGGCCGAAGCCATGGCGCGGCAGGACCGCAGTTTCACCGAGACCGAAAACGCCGTGCACCGCACCGACCACGCCGTGGTGGGCGCCATCGTCGCGCGCACCTGGTTCCTGCCGCCGGTGATTGCCTTTGCCATCCGCCTGCACCACGATTTCAGCGTGCTGCGCGTGAGCTCCATTCCGGCCGGGGTGCGCACGCTGGTGGCGCTGGCCGCTGTGGCCGAGCACCTGGTAGCCGATTTCGAAGGGGTCCAGCAGCAACGCGAATGGGAGCGTTTTGGCCCGGCCTGCCTCAGTTATCTGCAGATCGGCGAATCCGAGGTGGACCTCTGGGTCGATACGCTGCACCCGGTATTCGAGGCCGTTGTGCTGGCCTGA